The sequence CACGGCGCCGATGCGGTCACGCTGGTCGGCTCGGCGCCGGCGGCCGAGCGGCAACGCGCGATTCTGGCCGCGGGACGCGGCGGGGCCGAAGTGTTCGTCGAGGCGGCCGGCGATGGCGACATCGAGTCCGCGGTGGGCGCGGGCCTCGCCGGTTTCGTCCTGCGCGCCGAATCGGCCGACGAAGTGAAACGCATCGACGCGCTCGTCACCCGGCTCGAACGCGAGCGCGGGCTCAGCGCGGGCAAGCTCTCGTTCATCGTGCGGGTCGAAACCGCGCGCGCGGTGTGGGACATCCGGTCGATCCTCACCGCGAGCCCGCGGATCTCGCAGGCCGCGCTCGTCGAGACCTCGCTCGCCGCCGATCTGGACATAACGCCCGATCCCGAGATCGATTCGTTCGAATACGCGCGCGGCCGGCTCGCGGTGGAAGCGACTGCGGCCAAGGTCGGCGCGGTCGGCATGGCGTATCCGATGAGCGTGCTCGAGCCCGCGGACGCGCCCGAAGCCGAGATCCAGCGCATGGCGACCAAGGCGAGGAACAGCGGCATGAAAGGCGTGCTCTGCCGGCATGCGAGCTGGATCGCGCCGGTGAATGCCGCGTTCACGCCCACGCCGGAGCTCGTCCACTACAACCGCCGCGTCCGCGAAGCGTTCGCGAAAGGCGTGGCGGAGGGAACCGCCGCGGTGCCGCTCGACGGCCGCATGATCGACGTGCCGGTCGACGAATGGGCGATCGTCGTCATCGCGACGGCGGAAGCGTGCGCGCAACGCGACGCGGAGAAGCGCGCGGCGCTGGAAAAGTCGCGCTGATGGCGACGATCGTCTCCCAGCTCGTCGCGCTGACGAGCCGCGTCGCTTACGAAGATCTGTCGCAAGCCACGATCGCCGCCGCCAAGCGTGCGATCCTCGACGCCCTCGGCTGCGGTATCGCCGCGCTCGGCTGCGAGCCTTCGAAGATC comes from Burkholderiales bacterium and encodes:
- a CDS encoding aldolase/citrate lyase family protein, translating into MLIRRTNLLAPVAAADDAWRHGADAVTLVGSAPAAERQRAILAAGRGGAEVFVEAAGDGDIESAVGAGLAGFVLRAESADEVKRIDALVTRLERERGLSAGKLSFIVRVETARAVWDIRSILTASPRISQAALVETSLAADLDITPDPEIDSFEYARGRLAVEATAAKVGAVGMAYPMSVLEPADAPEAEIQRMATKARNSGMKGVLCRHASWIAPVNAAFTPTPELVHYNRRVREAFAKGVAEGTAAVPLDGRMIDVPVDEWAIVVIATAEACAQRDAEKRAALEKSR